In Leptolyngbya sp. CCY15150, a single genomic region encodes these proteins:
- a CDS encoding trypsin-like peptidase domain-containing protein, with protein sequence MKTTLHRLTLLIAASFMFTVAGGDRPSNSTALATPAPEAEQNQPAVESENQIRVLPLDELYLLGLSPQPEAIIPETPEAVGLSTHPQDTRGIILGDDRLELTSRRYPWSAIGRIVSTSADGDRRLCSGTLVSPSTVLTNAHCVMDAETGTLHSTIQFQPNVINNGVVNLADIANVEAVFYGTDFTDNYPLNADDWAFMVLDQPLGDRYGTIPWMPLSVDELIENYAEQMVMVGYSGDYPRDRPASSAGVHLGCSVVDTYEGSIAHDCDSFGGSSGGPILTWIDNQAYIVGVNSAERTTNTVVDTFISNDGVERPVYEGVINFGVDITRIVEFLEQNGLEGDR encoded by the coding sequence ATGAAGACAACCTTGCATCGACTCACGCTACTGATAGCCGCAAGTTTTATGTTTACCGTGGCGGGGGGCGATCGCCCGTCAAACTCGACCGCATTGGCAACGCCTGCCCCGGAGGCTGAACAGAATCAACCGGCAGTTGAATCAGAGAATCAAATCCGAGTGCTGCCTCTAGACGAACTGTATTTACTGGGTCTCTCGCCGCAACCCGAAGCCATTATCCCAGAAACGCCTGAAGCTGTAGGCTTATCTACTCATCCTCAAGATACCAGAGGTATTATTCTCGGCGATGATCGATTGGAGTTGACGAGTCGGCGTTATCCTTGGTCGGCAATCGGACGTATCGTTAGCACCAGCGCTGATGGGGATAGGAGACTATGTTCTGGAACATTAGTCTCCCCAAGCACAGTGCTCACTAATGCCCACTGTGTCATGGATGCAGAAACTGGAACACTCCACTCAACGATTCAGTTTCAGCCCAATGTCATTAATAATGGAGTTGTGAATCTGGCCGATATCGCTAATGTGGAGGCCGTCTTCTATGGAACTGATTTTACCGATAACTATCCTCTGAATGCAGATGATTGGGCATTTATGGTACTTGACCAACCCTTGGGCGATCGCTACGGTACGATTCCCTGGATGCCGCTGTCGGTTGATGAATTGATTGAAAACTACGCTGAGCAGATGGTGATGGTGGGGTATTCTGGCGACTATCCTAGAGACCGTCCGGCAAGTAGCGCTGGGGTGCATCTGGGGTGCAGTGTGGTAGACACCTACGAGGGCAGCATTGCCCACGATTGTGATAGCTTTGGTGGATCGTCGGGTGGCCCCATCCTGACCTGGATAGATAACCAGGCTTATATTGTAGGCGTTAATTCTGCTGAGAGAACCACTAATACAGTTGTGGATACCTTTATCAGCAATGATGGGGTTGAGCGTCCAGTCTATGAGGGCGTGATCAATTTTGGTGTGGATATCACTCGGATTGTTGAGTTTTTGGAGCAAAACGGTCTGGAGGGCGATCGCTGA
- a CDS encoding CHAT domain-containing tetratricopeptide repeat protein encodes MKRILCSLTLLAPLLLPIAAPAAVMIVAEPTLAQADTTDTRWAEAIELNNQGQQLLAIGRFQEALPLFEQALMIVREMGERQGEGTILNNIGVVYRNLGRNEQALDYYEQALAIVTEVGDRATEGVTLNNIGAVYDNLGRYEQALATYEEALAILTEVGDRRGEGITLTNIGLVYSNLGRYEQALATYEQALAIAEEIGDRRGEGTTLSNIGLVYRNLGRYEQALATYEQALAIRTEVGDRAGEGTTLSNIGVVYNSLGRYEQALDYYEQALAIRTEVGDRAGEGTTLSNIGAVYRNLGRYEQALATYEQALAISTEVGDRAGEGTTLQHLAALHQAQGDIDTALAWWQEGLALEETDLSRNLVIGSEESKQAYIATISGTTNAVISLHLQDANANPVAARLALTTVLRRKGRILDAVTDSLQRLRENLTPELTTVLDDYTSTQTQLSNLIYRGLGDEDPEIYRNQLDTLQQQAEDLENQLAQASAEFRIETQPVELADIQALIPADAALVELVRYEPFDADEPFGERFGESRYAAYILHPNGDIQWADLGDAATIDQAAVAFLETTQNPTTRSQVRTTGRALDELVMEPIRPLLGDATHLLLSPDSQLNLIPFAALVDEQDQYLVETYTLTHLTTGRDLLRLQNRTPSQQPPVIFANPDYNTADEVQIASIPNTPRPTGEGTGERANDRSTDIATLQFDPLPGTQLEVDAIAPLLDDALVLTDADATENVLKQLESPSILHIATHGFFLQDVEFVPPNTRSNDATIFIETLADRPPTDRPTSNENPLLRSGLVFAGFNQRSSLGEDGVLTALEAANLDLRGTRLVVMSACETGVGDVANGEGVYGLRRAFVMAGAESQLMSLWKVSDQGTAELMQLYYDRLLSGEDRSEALRQVQLELLAAPAYSHPYYWSSFLFSGDWTPITE; translated from the coding sequence ATGAAACGTATCCTCTGTTCGCTCACCCTCCTTGCCCCACTGCTGCTCCCCATCGCTGCCCCCGCTGCCGTGATGATCGTCGCAGAACCGACCCTGGCCCAAGCTGATACCACCGACACCCGCTGGGCTGAGGCTATTGAGCTAAACAATCAGGGACAACAGCTATTAGCAATTGGGCGCTTTCAAGAAGCGCTTCCACTGTTTGAGCAGGCGCTGATGATTGTTCGCGAAATGGGAGAGCGGCAAGGCGAAGGAACCATTCTCAACAACATTGGCGTGGTGTATCGCAACCTGGGTCGCAATGAGCAGGCGCTAGACTACTACGAGCAAGCTTTAGCCATTGTCACCGAGGTGGGCGATCGCGCGACCGAAGGAGTCACCCTCAACAACATTGGCGCGGTGTATGACAACCTAGGGCGCTATGAGCAGGCGTTAGCGACCTACGAGGAAGCCTTAGCCATCCTCACCGAGGTGGGCGATCGCCGCGGAGAAGGAATCACCCTCACCAACATTGGCTTGGTGTACTCCAACCTAGGGCGCTATGAGCAAGCCTTAGCCACCTACGAACAAGCCTTAGCCATTGCAGAAGAAATTGGCGATCGCCGCGGAGAAGGAACCACCCTCAGCAACATTGGCTTGGTGTACCGCAACCTAGGGCGCTATGAGCAGGCCTTAGCCACCTATGAGCAGGCCCTAGCCATCCGCACCGAGGTGGGCGATCGCGCGGGGGAAGGAACCACCCTCAGCAACATTGGCGTGGTGTATAACAGTCTGGGGCGCTATGAGCAGGCGTTAGACTACTATGAGCAAGCCTTAGCCATCCGTACCGAGGTGGGCGATCGCGCCGGAGAAGGAACTACCCTCAGCAACATTGGCGCGGTGTACCGCAACCTAGGGCGCTATGAGCAGGCGTTGGCCACCTACGAACAAGCCTTAGCCATCAGCACCGAGGTGGGCGATCGTGCGGGGGAAGGAACCACCCTCCAGCACCTGGCAGCGCTGCACCAGGCACAGGGAGACATCGATACCGCTCTGGCCTGGTGGCAGGAAGGTCTGGCGTTAGAAGAAACTGACCTGAGCCGCAACTTGGTCATTGGCTCCGAAGAGAGCAAACAAGCCTACATCGCCACGATCTCTGGCACCACGAATGCTGTTATCTCCCTGCACCTGCAAGATGCCAACGCTAACCCTGTCGCTGCTCGCCTAGCCCTCACCACCGTTCTGCGGCGCAAAGGGCGCATCCTCGATGCCGTCACCGATTCGTTGCAGCGCTTACGAGAGAACCTCACTCCAGAACTCACGACCGTACTCGACGACTACACCAGCACCCAAACCCAGCTATCTAATTTGATTTATCGAGGTTTGGGTGACGAAGATCCAGAAATCTACCGCAACCAACTCGACACCCTGCAACAGCAAGCCGAAGACCTAGAAAACCAACTGGCTCAGGCCAGCGCCGAATTCCGTATCGAAACCCAACCGGTCGAACTCGCAGACATCCAAGCCCTGATCCCTGCCGATGCCGCCCTTGTGGAGTTGGTGCGCTATGAACCGTTTGATGCCGATGAGCCATTTGGTGAACGATTCGGTGAATCCCGCTACGCTGCCTACATCCTCCATCCCAACGGCGACATCCAATGGGCCGACCTCGGCGATGCCGCCACCATCGACCAAGCCGCCGTCGCCTTCCTGGAAACCACCCAGAACCCCACCACCCGCAGCCAAGTCCGCACCACCGGCCGCGCCCTGGATGAACTGGTGATGGAACCAATTCGTCCCCTGCTCGGCGATGCCACCCACCTCCTGCTGTCCCCCGACAGCCAACTCAACCTGATTCCCTTCGCCGCCCTGGTCGATGAACAAGACCAATACCTCGTCGAAACCTACACCCTCACCCACCTCACCACCGGCCGCGACCTGCTGCGCCTGCAAAACCGCACCCCCAGCCAACAGCCCCCCGTCATCTTCGCCAACCCCGACTACAACACCGCCGACGAGGTTCAAATCGCCAGTATTCCGAACACCCCTCGCCCCACGGGAGAGGGGACAGGGGAGAGGGCAAACGATCGCTCCACCGACATCGCCACCCTGCAATTTGACCCCCTCCCCGGCACCCAACTAGAAGTCGATGCGATCGCGCCGCTGCTCGATGATGCCCTAGTGCTCACCGACGCCGACGCCACCGAAAACGTGCTGAAACAACTGGAATCGCCCAGCATTCTGCACATCGCCACCCACGGCTTCTTCCTGCAAGACGTGGAATTCGTCCCGCCCAATACCCGCTCCAACGACGCCACCATCTTTATCGAAACCCTCGCCGATCGCCCCCCGACTGACCGACCCACCAGCAACGAAAATCCCCTCCTGCGCTCCGGTCTGGTCTTCGCCGGATTCAACCAACGCAGCAGCCTCGGCGAAGATGGCGTACTCACCGCACTGGAAGCCGCCAACCTAGATCTGCGCGGTACGCGCTTGGTGGTGATGAGCGCCTGCGAAACTGGCGTGGGTGATGTCGCCAACGGGGAAGGGGTCTACGGCTTGCGGCGGGCTTTCGTCATGGCCGGAGCCGAAAGCCAGTTGATGAGCCTCTGGAAAGTCAGCGACCAGGGCACCGCCGAACTGATGCAGCTTTACTACGATCGCCTCCTGTCCGGCGAAGACCGCAGCGAAGCCCTGCGCCAAGTCCAACTAGAGCTTCTCGCCGCCCCTGCCTACAGCCATCCCTACTACTGGTCATCGTTCCTATTCTCCGGCGACTGGACACCCATCACCGAGTAG
- a CDS encoding tetratricopeptide repeat protein, with translation MMCRELPPKVTSLEPIFAERMEQAEDWFEWGQRLIEMRTYPKALLAFHRVVMLSPRHAEGWYQLGWVWGVLEQYEQSICAMERVLELDPNHAQAWYYQGLAFYYLSCRSLSVVSLERSVQCDPSLTEAVELLRVLREA, from the coding sequence ATGATGTGTCGTGAGTTGCCCCCCAAGGTCACGAGTTTGGAGCCGATTTTTGCGGAGCGGATGGAGCAGGCGGAGGATTGGTTTGAGTGGGGACAGAGGTTGATTGAGATGAGGACGTACCCAAAGGCGTTGTTGGCGTTTCATCGGGTGGTGATGTTGTCGCCTCGGCACGCGGAGGGATGGTATCAGTTGGGATGGGTGTGGGGTGTGTTGGAGCAGTACGAGCAGTCGATTTGTGCGATGGAGCGGGTGCTGGAGCTAGACCCGAATCATGCGCAGGCTTGGTATTACCAAGGGCTGGCGTTTTATTATCTATCTTGTAGATCGCTCAGTGTGGTGTCGTTGGAGCGATCGGTGCAGTGTGATCCATCGTTGACGGAGGCGGTGGAGTTGTTGCGGGTGTTGCGGGAGGCATAG
- a CDS encoding tetratricopeptide repeat protein, giving the protein MASQVSLKSLTTTVLLTLTTSIISVYSAPPSQAAIAAPLSVHNNTLSNRLAQANPADLEALMDQGIAALDADNYTEALNYFEQAIALNPTHAPAYTGQGLAFYYLDQFPDAIASFGQAVQLDETHFYAWMWLGIALDDGGRPEDALLAYEQAIAINPNFARLYFHQGVTLTRLERYDAALEAYNQAVSLDSDMVGAWLNRGRVLAILGQLDEALVSIDSALELYPDYTDAWYYKGMILELLGRNEEAIAAFERVLQLNPNDSQAQERIDRLQNS; this is encoded by the coding sequence ATGGCATCTCAAGTTTCCTTAAAATCGCTGACCACCACTGTTCTATTAACCCTCACCACCAGTATCATCTCCGTCTATTCTGCCCCCCCCAGCCAGGCCGCGATCGCCGCTCCTCTCTCTGTCCACAACAATACCCTGAGCAATCGCCTAGCTCAAGCCAATCCAGCCGACCTAGAAGCGCTGATGGATCAGGGGATTGCTGCCCTCGATGCCGACAACTATACCGAGGCGCTGAACTATTTTGAACAGGCGATCGCCCTCAACCCCACCCATGCACCTGCCTACACCGGACAAGGACTCGCGTTTTATTATCTCGACCAGTTTCCAGACGCGATCGCCAGCTTTGGGCAAGCAGTACAGTTGGATGAAACCCATTTCTATGCCTGGATGTGGCTAGGAATTGCCCTCGATGACGGCGGTCGTCCTGAAGATGCCTTACTTGCCTATGAGCAAGCGATCGCTATCAATCCTAACTTTGCACGATTGTATTTCCATCAGGGGGTCACGCTGACTCGTCTAGAACGGTATGATGCCGCCCTTGAAGCCTACAACCAAGCCGTGAGCCTCGATTCTGATATGGTGGGGGCATGGCTCAATCGAGGACGGGTGCTTGCAATATTAGGACAATTGGATGAAGCATTAGTCTCAATCGATAGCGCCCTTGAACTGTACCCTGACTATACGGATGCTTGGTACTACAAAGGGATGATCTTGGAACTCTTGGGACGAAATGAGGAAGCGATCGCTGCTTTTGAGCGAGTGTTGCAGCTAAATCCCAATGATAGCCAAGCCCAGGAACGGATCGATCGCTTGCAGAATAGTTGA